In Deinococcus aestuarii, one genomic interval encodes:
- a CDS encoding roadblock/LC7 domain-containing protein, whose product MIEPSLALYGDAFERVDRHLEELLGATGVRYCLLVDRKGFVLSHKEALWAPRPPALDSVATLVASNAAATAALANMLGERTFSEQTHQGENGTLYVESVGDSALLTLIFDGSVPLGRVKVHTKKAIAGLAAILKELQDAPPIQLGEDFSHGATALLDDLFG is encoded by the coding sequence ATGATTGAACCTTCCCTTGCCCTCTACGGCGACGCGTTCGAGCGCGTGGACCGTCATCTGGAGGAGCTGCTCGGCGCGACCGGCGTGCGCTACTGCCTGCTGGTGGACCGCAAGGGCTTCGTGCTCTCGCACAAGGAAGCCCTGTGGGCCCCCCGGCCCCCCGCGCTCGACAGCGTGGCGACCCTCGTCGCCTCCAACGCCGCCGCGACCGCCGCGCTGGCGAACATGCTCGGCGAGCGCACCTTCAGCGAGCAGACCCACCAGGGCGAGAACGGCACCCTCTATGTCGAGTCGGTGGGCGATTCGGCCCTGCTGACCCTGATCTTCGACGGCAGCGTGCCGCTCGGGCGGGTGAAGGTGCACACCAAGAAAGCCATCGCGGGGCTCGCCGCCATCCTGAAAGAGCTTCAGGACGCGCCGCCCATCCAGCTCGGCGAGGACTTCTCGCACGGGGCGACCGCCCTGCTCGACGACCTGTTCGGCTAA
- a CDS encoding GTP-binding protein, with protein sequence MSTINFAAREINCKIVYYGPGMSGKTTNLKHVFSKVPGHLRGEMVSLATEDERTLFFDFLPLDLGSVQGFKTRFHLYTVPGQVFYNASRKLILRGVDGIVFVADSAPNRLRANAESMRNLRENLAEHGIDVREVPIVLQVNKRDVEGALPTEMIRAVIDPRKELTLFEATAHNGGGVFETLKSVSRLVLDRLAQNK encoded by the coding sequence ATGAGCACCATCAACTTCGCGGCGCGAGAGATCAACTGCAAGATCGTCTATTACGGTCCCGGCATGTCGGGCAAGACCACCAACCTCAAGCACGTCTTCTCCAAGGTGCCCGGCCACCTGCGCGGCGAGATGGTGAGTCTTGCCACCGAGGACGAGCGCACCCTCTTCTTCGACTTCCTGCCGCTCGACCTCGGCTCGGTGCAGGGCTTCAAGACCCGCTTCCACCTCTACACCGTGCCCGGCCAGGTCTTCTACAACGCCAGCCGCAAGCTGATCCTGCGTGGGGTGGACGGTATCGTCTTCGTCGCCGACTCGGCCCCCAACCGGCTGCGCGCCAACGCCGAGAGCATGAGGAATCTGCGCGAGAACCTCGCCGAGCACGGCATCGACGTGCGCGAGGTGCCCATCGTCCTCCAGGTCAACAAGCGCGATGTCGAGGGGGCCCTGCCCACCGAGATGATCCGCGCCGTGATCGACCCCAGGAAGGAACTCACCCTCTTCGAGGCGACCGCCCACAACGGCGGCGGCGTGTTCGAGACCCTCAAGAGCGTGAGCCGTCTGGTGCTGGACCGGCTGGCGCAGAACAAATAG
- a CDS encoding polyprenyl synthetase family protein, with protein MRPDLLDRVLSLLPARGGRPELQLLCDMLRDYPQRGGKGIRSDLLLAGARAHGIGPDSERWEGALWLAAALELFQNWVLIHDDIEDDSEERRGRPALHRLYGVPLAINAGDALHAYMWAAVWRSGVPGGMEEFLAMIHRTAEGQHLDLAWVEHREWTLREADYLEMVRLKTAHYTVVVPLRLGALSAGARPQGAFTPAGLALGAAFQIRDDVLNLAGDPLKYGKEIGGDLLEGKRTLIVLHWLAGAPEEQKAVFLEQMRRNRPDKDPEAVADIHRWLLESGSVRYAQDYADAQAREGLELLAQALRSAPDQEAARELLDGVRELATREA; from the coding sequence ATGCGTCCCGACCTGCTCGACCGCGTGCTGTCGCTGCTCCCTGCCCGGGGGGGGCGACCGGAACTGCAACTGCTCTGCGACATGCTGCGCGACTACCCCCAGCGCGGCGGCAAGGGCATCCGCTCGGACCTGCTGCTCGCGGGCGCCCGCGCGCACGGGATCGGGCCGGACTCGGAGCGCTGGGAGGGGGCGCTATGGCTCGCCGCCGCCCTGGAGCTGTTCCAGAACTGGGTCCTGATCCACGACGACATCGAGGACGACTCGGAGGAGCGCCGGGGCAGGCCCGCGCTGCACCGCCTGTACGGGGTGCCGCTGGCGATCAACGCCGGAGACGCCCTGCACGCCTACATGTGGGCGGCGGTATGGCGCTCGGGCGTGCCGGGCGGCATGGAAGAGTTTCTCGCCATGATCCACCGCACCGCCGAGGGCCAGCACCTCGACCTCGCCTGGGTGGAGCACCGCGAGTGGACCCTGCGTGAGGCCGACTACCTGGAGATGGTGCGCCTCAAAACCGCACACTACACGGTCGTCGTGCCGCTGCGGCTCGGGGCGCTCTCGGCGGGAGCCCGGCCCCAGGGCGCCTTCACCCCGGCGGGCCTCGCGCTCGGCGCCGCCTTCCAGATTCGAGACGACGTGCTCAACCTCGCGGGCGACCCCCTCAAGTACGGCAAGGAGATCGGCGGCGACCTGCTGGAAGGAAAAAGGACCCTGATCGTGCTGCACTGGCTCGCCGGGGCACCCGAGGAGCAAAAGGCCGTTTTTCTGGAGCAGATGCGCCGCAACCGCCCCGACAAGGACCCGGAGGCCGTCGCCGACATCCACCGCTGGTTGCTGGAGAGCGGAAGCGTCCGCTACGCCCAGGATTACGCGGACGCCCAGGCGCGCGAGGGGCTGGAGTTGCTCGCGCAGGCGTTGAGAAGCGCTCCGGATCAGGAGGCCGCGCGCGAGTTGCTGGACGGCGTGCGGGAGCTGGCGACGCGGGAGGCGTGA
- a CDS encoding DUF1963 domain-containing protein has product MTSLQGLIRHHGLTEIEDAILAAVRSAVVLYLGEPHPGTGEGRIGGLPDLPASLDWPLNGKDEALTFLLQLNLRDVPHFAGNPLPQRGMLYVFLGLDEPASDVEHRLLLYTGDEGLSPRPLPDVPPANETYADLPPHGLVTVLASDLPRWTSHAYEALTENLSTDEQEAYDALCESLRAGQGGHREELGQLFGHVTGIGHPAEEDAFVVRDVNPAWLYDDRKRDTLDMTGADTWRNLLRLDSVRALDLTFWDAGYLHFLIRERDLEALNFGEAYAAIETS; this is encoded by the coding sequence ATGACCTCCCTGCAAGGGCTGATCCGCCACCACGGCCTGACCGAGATCGAGGACGCCATCCTGGCCGCCGTGCGCTCGGCGGTTGTGCTTTACCTCGGCGAGCCGCACCCCGGAACAGGCGAGGGCCGCATCGGCGGGCTGCCCGACCTCCCCGCCTCGCTCGACTGGCCGCTGAACGGAAAGGACGAGGCCCTGACCTTCCTCCTGCAACTCAACCTGCGGGACGTGCCTCACTTCGCGGGAAACCCTTTGCCGCAGCGGGGCATGCTCTACGTCTTCCTGGGGCTGGACGAGCCCGCCTCCGACGTGGAGCACCGCCTGCTGCTCTACACGGGCGATGAAGGGTTGAGCCCCCGTCCCCTGCCGGACGTGCCTCCTGCCAACGAAACCTACGCCGACCTGCCCCCGCACGGCCTCGTGACCGTACTCGCATCCGACCTGCCGCGCTGGACCTCGCACGCCTACGAGGCGCTGACCGAGAACCTGTCGACAGACGAACAGGAGGCTTACGACGCCCTGTGCGAGTCGCTGCGCGCGGGACAGGGCGGACACAGGGAGGAGCTGGGCCAACTGTTCGGCCACGTCACCGGCATCGGCCACCCCGCCGAGGAGGACGCCTTTGTGGTCCGCGACGTGAACCCGGCGTGGCTGTACGACGACCGGAAGCGGGACACCCTCGACATGACGGGCGCCGACACCTGGCGCAACCTCCTGCGCCTCGACTCCGTGCGGGCCCTCGACCTCACCTTCTGGGACGCGGGGTATCTGCACTTCCTGATCCGCGAGCGGGACCTGGAGGCGCTGAACTTCGGCGAGGCTTACGCGGCGATAGAGACGAGCTGA
- a CDS encoding superoxide dismutase family protein, which produces MRHLTVLGVLALGLASAGGAQPMSMAPASTPLSATATLRDPAGQTQGTATFRQTGMGVQVTVEARGLTPGQHGMHVHEYGRCAPGVDPATNTVVPFGAAGGHFDPGMSRNHDDPQAPNKYGHGGDVPMLNVGSDGTGRATFMTDKVSLTGMNGVLNRTLIIHANPDDYKSDPAGMSGGRQRCGIIARDGLTTRDYTLPGAQDFPEGVAYDPKKGVLYTGSAVNGTIYAVDAASGAVSKFQEGGALGRQAALGLKVDSQGRLWIAGGAQGTVSILSPAGMTLKVLETPASPNPYVNDLTPAPDGNVYVTDSTRPVIFRVDRDLNLTAWLDLANTPIKYGPGINLNGIAATPDGRYLLAMQLNTGDLWRIDLRTKAVRKVMGGLMNGDGLLLDGRTLYVARNKDQVVSKVSLAADYGSGQLVAEEPLRGLRFPATLALVGGDLVVTQAQLDKLMGGTPETPFRLTRFGKF; this is translated from the coding sequence ATGAGACACCTGACGGTCCTGGGGGTGCTCGCGCTCGGCCTCGCCTCGGCGGGGGGCGCCCAGCCCATGAGCATGGCCCCCGCGAGCACGCCCCTGTCCGCGACCGCCACCCTGCGCGACCCGGCGGGGCAGACCCAGGGCACCGCGACCTTCCGGCAGACCGGCATGGGCGTGCAGGTCACGGTCGAGGCGCGCGGCCTGACGCCGGGGCAACACGGGATGCACGTCCACGAGTACGGGCGCTGCGCGCCCGGCGTGGACCCCGCCACGAACACGGTCGTTCCCTTCGGCGCGGCGGGCGGGCACTTCGACCCCGGCATGAGCCGCAACCACGACGACCCGCAGGCCCCCAACAAGTACGGCCACGGCGGCGACGTGCCCATGCTCAACGTGGGGTCGGACGGGACGGGGCGTGCCACCTTCATGACCGACAAGGTGAGCCTGACGGGGATGAACGGCGTGCTGAACCGAACGCTGATCATCCACGCCAACCCCGACGACTACAAGAGCGACCCGGCGGGGATGAGCGGCGGACGCCAGCGCTGCGGGATCATCGCGCGCGACGGCCTGACCACGCGCGACTACACGCTGCCCGGCGCCCAGGACTTCCCCGAGGGCGTGGCCTACGACCCGAAGAAGGGCGTGCTCTACACCGGCAGCGCCGTGAACGGCACGATCTACGCGGTCGACGCGGCGAGCGGCGCGGTGAGCAAGTTCCAGGAGGGCGGGGCGCTCGGGCGTCAGGCCGCGCTGGGACTCAAGGTGGACTCCCAGGGCCGCCTGTGGATCGCGGGCGGCGCCCAGGGCACGGTGAGCATCCTCAGCCCCGCCGGGATGACCCTCAAGGTGCTGGAGACACCCGCGAGCCCCAATCCCTACGTCAACGACCTGACCCCCGCCCCCGACGGGAACGTGTACGTCACCGACTCCACCCGCCCCGTCATCTTCCGGGTGGACCGCGACCTCAACCTCACGGCCTGGCTCGACCTGGCGAACACGCCGATCAAGTACGGCCCCGGCATCAACCTCAACGGCATCGCCGCCACGCCGGACGGGCGTTACCTCCTCGCCATGCAGCTCAACACCGGCGACCTGTGGCGCATCGACCTGAGGACCAAGGCGGTTCGGAAGGTCATGGGCGGCCTGATGAACGGTGACGGCCTGCTGCTCGATGGCCGCACCCTGTACGTCGCGCGCAACAAGGACCAGGTGGTGAGCAAGGTCAGCCTCGCCGCCGACTACGGCAGCGGCCAGCTCGTCGCCGAGGAGCCGCTGAGGGGCCTGCGCTTCCCGGCCACGCTCGCCCTCGTCGGGGGCGATCTCGTCGTGACCCAGGCGCAGCTCGACAAGCTGATGGGCGGCACGCCCGAGACGCCCTTCCGGCTGACCCGCTTCGGGAAGTTCTAA
- a CDS encoding N-formylglutamate amidohydrolase: MTSAQGRDRLLVLTPHPSGALPADVLRDMLGEDVFDEEKRAAFLRRVFLEGDPYTDLIYAIPGARYLQAPWSRFAVDLNRDRLDTDDNGVVKLMDFDRRPLYPEGFTLTQGKREARLRRIWDAFDALVNAELEGARLMIVGHSMASHGPKLGPDTGTPRPALTLMLGTEAEPTFPRDRWDALQAACAEAFAPVLTGEFARVAVGDPWTTDTLSRNHQARTGIPAFGIEVNVALYYAEWGVVRPGALRELNAAFGRFADAALGLVE; this comes from the coding sequence ATGACCTCTGCCCAAGGCCGTGACCGCCTCCTCGTCCTCACCCCGCACCCGTCCGGGGCGCTTCCCGCCGACGTGCTGCGCGACATGCTGGGGGAGGACGTGTTCGACGAGGAGAAGCGGGCGGCCTTCCTGCGGCGCGTGTTTCTGGAGGGGGACCCGTACACCGACCTGATCTACGCCATTCCCGGCGCGCGGTATCTCCAGGCGCCCTGGAGCCGTTTCGCCGTGGACCTCAACCGCGACCGCCTCGATACGGACGACAACGGCGTGGTGAAGCTGATGGACTTTGACCGCCGCCCCCTCTACCCGGAGGGCTTCACCCTCACGCAGGGGAAGCGCGAGGCGCGGCTGCGGCGCATCTGGGACGCCTTCGACGCGCTGGTGAACGCGGAGTTGGAGGGCGCGCGGCTGATGATCGTCGGGCACTCGATGGCCTCACACGGCCCGAAGCTGGGACCGGACACGGGGACGCCCCGCCCCGCGCTCACGCTGATGCTGGGGACGGAGGCCGAGCCGACCTTCCCCCGCGACCGCTGGGACGCCCTGCAAGCCGCCTGCGCAGAGGCCTTCGCCCCCGTGTTGACGGGCGAGTTCGCCCGGGTGGCGGTGGGCGACCCCTGGACGACGGACACCCTCAGCCGCAACCATCAGGCGCGCACGGGCATTCCCGCCTTCGGCATCGAGGTCAACGTGGCGCTGTACTACGCCGAGTGGGGGGTGGTGCGGCCCGGGGCGCTGCGGGAGCTGAACGCGGCGTTCGGGCGCTTCGCGGACGCCGCGCTAGGGCTGGTGGAGTAG
- a CDS encoding phosphodiester glycosidase family protein, producing the protein MIRGKLLGVATLVLLAAATAGARPVAIGGVRQAAAVESRVVAGGEALAVWTLPRLGVAVRNDPRDLRLLLGERELRFSPERGWRALGFSLAADVRLGTPQLVGGSLYVPVAAVRALGVQVLADAPDILDFAAPATVPVATLPPSPDAPAPAAGRAEPAAPIRPPASPVSAAPLSPTAQARPAARPPEPVERPRPSAAPVTPPPPTPVVPAPPAPVPTPPAQAPAPTPPPTPPASVANLDTVRISRTLHRTVEVQRVVLELSGEAPHQVTREGTGLSVLLPGVTAGRLTQTLESGDLLSVEPDVVGGPAGTRTAQTTVRLRTGGGLSEIFTLEDPPRVVIDTTTHTDTRVPPPIDPEELPQGVTYRARGTLHLLSFDPGRFQPRVVTAPPGAARDVASLVKGAGGVAGVNGGYFDPASHLPVDLVAVGGLMTAPSLERRATVGFTAQGGTFFGYPRPRYVLNGEFGSVTVNSVGAKVRPELLTAFVGDGRTAVGTNGLTTLYLAPGGSAVSRVVTGRDVPPAGVLSFTFDPARFPQLPRGVGERLSPTLNWQATDAPWTTAQDALSAGPLLVREGRVALNPAREQFDTRAGVWRPTRQVAFGVMAGQPTIAYLEHGSPEAFAAALAAAGVRDAVRLDSGSSATAYLTGGYGGLGGYLNTVWSRPVPNAIVFVPRGNGVPAAARP; encoded by the coding sequence GTGATCAGGGGCAAGCTTTTGGGTGTGGCGACGCTCGTGCTGCTGGCGGCGGCCACGGCGGGCGCGCGGCCCGTGGCGATTGGCGGCGTGAGGCAGGCGGCGGCGGTGGAGTCGCGCGTGGTGGCGGGGGGCGAGGCGCTGGCGGTGTGGACGCTGCCCCGGCTGGGGGTGGCGGTGCGCAACGACCCGCGCGACCTGCGGCTGCTCCTCGGCGAGCGGGAACTGCGCTTCTCGCCCGAGCGGGGCTGGCGGGCGCTGGGCTTTTCCCTGGCGGCGGACGTGCGGCTCGGCACGCCGCAGCTCGTCGGCGGGAGCCTGTATGTGCCCGTGGCGGCGGTGCGCGCCCTCGGGGTGCAGGTGCTCGCCGACGCCCCCGACATCCTCGACTTCGCCGCGCCCGCCACCGTGCCCGTCGCCACGCTGCCGCCCTCGCCGGACGCGCCCGCCCCGGCGGCGGGCCGAGCCGAGCCCGCTGCACCGATCAGACCGCCCGCGAGCCCGGTCTCGGCCGCGCCCCTGTCGCCCACCGCGCAGGCCCGGCCCGCCGCGCGGCCCCCCGAGCCGGTGGAGCGGCCCAGGCCGTCCGCCGCCCCGGTGACGCCCCCACCCCCCACGCCCGTCGTCCCGGCGCCGCCCGCCCCGGTGCCCACGCCGCCCGCCCAGGCCCCGGCTCCTACACCGCCGCCCACCCCCCCGGCCTCGGTGGCGAACCTGGACACGGTGCGGATCAGCCGGACGCTCCACCGCACGGTGGAGGTGCAGCGGGTGGTGCTCGAACTCAGCGGGGAGGCCCCGCATCAGGTCACGCGCGAGGGCACGGGCCTGAGCGTGCTGTTGCCGGGCGTGACGGCGGGGAGGCTGACCCAGACGCTGGAGAGCGGCGATCTCCTCAGCGTCGAGCCCGATGTGGTGGGCGGCCCGGCCGGGACGAGGACGGCGCAGACCACCGTACGGCTGAGAACGGGGGGCGGCCTCTCGGAGATCTTCACGCTGGAGGACCCGCCGCGCGTGGTGATCGACACGACGACCCACACCGACACCCGCGTGCCGCCGCCCATCGACCCCGAGGAGCTGCCGCAGGGCGTGACGTACCGGGCGCGCGGAACGCTGCACCTGCTGAGCTTCGATCCGGGGCGCTTCCAGCCGCGCGTGGTCACCGCTCCCCCCGGCGCCGCGCGGGACGTGGCGAGTCTGGTGAAGGGGGCGGGCGGCGTGGCGGGCGTGAACGGCGGGTACTTCGACCCGGCGAGCCACCTGCCCGTCGACCTCGTGGCGGTGGGCGGGCTGATGACGGCGCCCAGCCTGGAGCGGCGGGCGACGGTGGGCTTCACGGCGCAGGGGGGCACCTTCTTCGGCTATCCCCGGCCCCGCTACGTCCTGAACGGCGAGTTCGGGTCCGTCACGGTGAACAGCGTCGGGGCGAAGGTGCGGCCCGAGTTGCTGACGGCCTTCGTGGGGGACGGGCGCACCGCCGTCGGAACGAACGGGCTGACGACCCTGTACCTCGCGCCGGGGGGCTCGGCGGTTTCCCGCGTCGTCACCGGGCGCGACGTGCCGCCCGCCGGGGTCCTCTCCTTCACCTTCGACCCGGCCCGGTTCCCGCAGTTGCCGCGCGGGGTGGGCGAGCGCCTGAGCCCCACCCTGAACTGGCAGGCGACCGACGCCCCGTGGACGACGGCGCAAGACGCCCTGAGCGCCGGGCCCCTCCTCGTGCGGGAGGGACGGGTGGCCCTGAATCCCGCCCGCGAGCAGTTCGACACCCGGGCGGGCGTGTGGCGGCCCACCCGGCAGGTCGCCTTCGGGGTGATGGCGGGGCAGCCCACCATCGCCTACCTCGAACACGGGTCGCCCGAGGCCTTTGCCGCCGCGCTCGCCGCCGCCGGGGTGCGCGACGCCGTGCGGCTCGACAGCGGCAGCAGCGCGACCGCCTACCTGACGGGGGGGTACGGCGGCCTGGGCGGCTATCTCAACACGGTCTGGAGTCGGCCCGTGCCCAACGCCATCGTCTTCGTGCCGAGGGGGAACGGGGTCCCCGCCGCCGCCCGGCCGTGA
- a CDS encoding TVP38/TMEM64 family protein: protein MTPAPRRHLRPVRWLVLGATLALLVGTGLAPEVRGFLARGYTALTSSDPTVTRTFVDGLGWAGPFALILGFVLQAVVPVLPALVMTAVTARAYGPVEGFVIVYLGTLLGAAAGYGLGRAVGDTLVRTLAGERARNAAHAFAERHGVQGVLLVRLMPILSADVMNLVAGAARMGLRPFLLATAAGALPVTGLVVWLSGSAQRMAWGLGLLSALVALVAATRWWLGRRPAGRKGPEVPPRAGGGAS from the coding sequence GTGACCCCCGCCCCCCGCCGCCACCTCCGACCCGTGCGCTGGCTGGTCCTGGGCGCAACGCTCGCGCTGCTCGTCGGGACCGGGCTGGCACCGGAGGTGCGGGGCTTCCTGGCGCGGGGGTACACCGCCCTCACGTCGAGCGACCCCACCGTCACGCGCACCTTCGTGGACGGGCTGGGGTGGGCGGGCCCCTTCGCGCTGATCCTGGGCTTCGTGCTTCAGGCGGTAGTGCCGGTCCTCCCCGCGCTGGTGATGACCGCCGTGACGGCCCGCGCGTACGGCCCGGTCGAGGGCTTTGTCATCGTCTACCTCGGCACGCTGCTGGGCGCCGCCGCCGGGTACGGGCTGGGGCGGGCGGTGGGGGACACGCTGGTGCGGACGCTGGCGGGCGAGCGGGCGCGCAACGCGGCCCACGCCTTCGCCGAGCGCCACGGGGTGCAGGGGGTGCTGCTCGTGCGGCTGATGCCGATTCTCTCGGCCGACGTGATGAACCTCGTGGCGGGGGCGGCGCGCATGGGCCTGCGGCCCTTCCTGCTCGCCACCGCCGCCGGGGCGCTGCCGGTCACCGGGCTCGTGGTGTGGCTCAGCGGCTCGGCGCAGCGGATGGCGTGGGGGCTGGGCCTGCTCTCGGCTCTCGTCGCCCTCGTGGCCGCGACCCGCTGGTGGCTGGGGCGGCGCCCGGCGGGAAGGAAGGGCCCGGAGGTTCCGCCCCGGGCGGGCGGCGGGGCCTCTTGA
- a CDS encoding PQQ-dependent sugar dehydrogenase: protein MRKPLLAALTATLGVLPTALAQGSAPPTGPGPQQTTLPTPRPVPAPEPPVSATVTRNEPTALEFTPDKLARLKVPAGFEIKVMATGLGNARMMHVMPDGGLYLTRRGQNDIYYLKDVNKDGLFDAGERKQVAQNLKLVHGLDVRGGKLYAVGEKTIWVMDMAKDGTLSVPRVFADGFPDAGQHPARGLKWGPDGYLYASFGSTNNDAPTQNPEEATILRIRPDGQWREVYARGLRHTIGFGWHPVTKTFYGMDQGMDWHGDNLPPEEVNVIVRGRNYGWPFCYGDRQPDPYTNSSQIPGKITKQEYCDLTQGSLLTYTAHAAAIGMMFYTGASFPAEYRNDAFVAYRGSWNRSEPSGYEIARVDFGTDNKPSTITPFVTGFVYEENGQWKQFGRVAGVATYTDGSLLFTDDQSGVLYRVRYVGGQ, encoded by the coding sequence ATGAGAAAGCCCCTGCTCGCCGCGCTGACGGCGACCCTCGGCGTTCTGCCCACCGCCCTGGCCCAGGGTTCGGCCCCCCCGACCGGCCCCGGCCCCCAGCAGACCACCCTGCCCACCCCCCGCCCGGTGCCCGCCCCCGAGCCGCCCGTGAGCGCCACCGTCACCCGCAACGAGCCCACCGCGCTGGAGTTCACCCCCGACAAGCTCGCGCGGCTGAAGGTCCCGGCGGGCTTCGAGATCAAGGTGATGGCGACGGGGCTCGGCAACGCCCGGATGATGCACGTCATGCCCGACGGCGGCCTCTACCTGACCCGGCGCGGGCAAAACGACATCTACTACCTGAAGGATGTCAACAAAGACGGCCTGTTCGACGCGGGTGAGCGCAAGCAGGTCGCGCAAAACCTCAAGCTCGTCCACGGGCTCGACGTGAGGGGTGGCAAGCTCTACGCGGTCGGCGAGAAGACGATCTGGGTGATGGACATGGCGAAAGACGGGACGCTGAGCGTGCCGCGCGTCTTCGCCGACGGCTTCCCCGACGCCGGGCAGCACCCCGCGCGCGGGTTGAAGTGGGGCCCCGACGGCTACCTCTACGCCTCCTTCGGCTCGACGAACAACGACGCCCCGACCCAGAATCCCGAGGAGGCGACCATCCTGCGCATCCGCCCCGACGGGCAGTGGCGCGAGGTGTACGCCCGGGGACTGCGCCACACCATCGGTTTCGGGTGGCACCCGGTGACGAAGACCTTTTACGGGATGGATCAGGGGATGGACTGGCACGGCGACAACCTCCCGCCCGAGGAGGTGAACGTCATCGTGCGCGGGCGCAACTACGGCTGGCCCTTCTGCTACGGGGACCGTCAGCCCGACCCGTACACGAACTCCTCGCAGATTCCGGGCAAGATCACCAAGCAGGAGTACTGCGACCTCACCCAGGGCTCTCTCCTGACCTACACCGCGCACGCGGCGGCCATCGGGATGATGTTCTACACCGGCGCCTCCTTTCCCGCCGAGTACCGTAACGACGCCTTCGTCGCCTACCGCGGCTCGTGGAACCGCTCCGAGCCCAGCGGCTACGAGATCGCCCGGGTGGACTTCGGCACCGACAACAAGCCCAGCACCATCACCCCCTTCGTGACGGGCTTCGTGTACGAGGAAAACGGGCAGTGGAAGCAGTTCGGGCGCGTGGCGGGCGTCGCCACCTACACCGACGGCAGCCTGTTGTTCACCGACGACCAGAGCGGCGTCTTGTACCGCGTGCGCTACGTGGGGGGCCAGTGA
- the recF gene encoding DNA replication/repair protein RecF (All proteins in this family for which functions are known are DNA-binding proteins that assist the filamentation of RecA onto DNA for the initiation of recombination or recombinational repair.) codes for MRGVHLASLSTLNYRNLAPGTLSFPAGVTGVFGENGAGKTNLLEAAYLALTGLTDVTRLEQLVQSGEREAYVRADVQQGGSLSIQEVGLGRGRRQLKVDGVRVRTGDLPRGSAVWIRPEDSELVFGPPANRRAYLDALLSRVSARYAGQLARYERTVTQRNAALKAGEDWSLHVWDDVLVRLGTEIMLVRRRALTRLDELAREANAALGSRKTLTLTLTESTTPETYAGDLAARRSEEFARGATVTGPHRDDLTLTLGDFPASEYASRGEGRTVALALRRAELELLSERFGEKPVLLIDDFTAELDPGRRAFLLDLAASVPQAIVTGTERVPGTAQTLRAHAGRFTPDGEEGAPVEADPADLDPVEAGA; via the coding sequence ATGCGTGGTGTGCACCTCGCCTCCCTCTCCACCCTCAACTACCGGAACCTCGCGCCGGGCACGCTGAGCTTTCCGGCGGGCGTGACGGGTGTGTTCGGCGAGAACGGGGCGGGCAAGACGAACCTGCTGGAGGCTGCCTACCTCGCCCTGACCGGCCTGACGGACGTGACGCGGCTCGAACAACTCGTGCAGTCGGGCGAGCGCGAGGCGTATGTGCGCGCCGACGTGCAGCAGGGCGGCAGCCTGAGCATTCAGGAGGTCGGGCTGGGGCGCGGGCGCCGTCAGCTCAAGGTGGACGGGGTGCGGGTGAGGACGGGCGACCTGCCGCGCGGGAGTGCCGTGTGGATCAGGCCCGAGGACAGCGAACTCGTCTTCGGTCCCCCGGCGAACCGCCGCGCCTATCTCGACGCGCTGCTCTCGCGGGTCAGCGCCCGCTATGCCGGTCAACTCGCCCGCTACGAGCGCACGGTGACCCAGCGCAACGCCGCCCTCAAGGCCGGGGAGGACTGGTCCCTGCACGTGTGGGACGACGTGCTCGTGAGGCTCGGCACCGAGATCATGCTCGTGCGCCGCCGCGCCCTGACCCGGCTGGACGAACTCGCCCGGGAGGCGAACGCGGCGTTGGGCAGCCGCAAGACCCTGACCCTGACCCTGACCGAATCGACCACGCCCGAAACCTACGCGGGGGACCTCGCCGCCCGCCGCTCCGAGGAGTTCGCGCGGGGCGCCACCGTGACGGGCCCCCACCGCGACGACCTGACGCTGACGCTGGGCGACTTTCCCGCCAGCGAGTACGCCTCCCGGGGCGAGGGCCGCACGGTCGCGCTCGCGCTGCGGCGGGCCGAACTCGAACTGCTCTCCGAACGCTTCGGGGAAAAGCCGGTGCTCCTCATCGACGATTTCACGGCGGAACTCGACCCCGGGCGGCGGGCCTTCCTCCTCGACCTCGCCGCGAGCGTGCCGCAGGCCATCGTGACGGGGACCGAGCGCGTGCCCGGCACCGCCCAGACCCTGCGGGCGCACGCGGGCCGCTTCACCCCCGACGGGGAAGAAGGGGCCCCGGTCGAGGCTGACCCCGCCGACCTCGACCCGGTGGAGGCGGGGGCGTGA